tcacagcatccccagcttggcagggaggagataaaagcaaggaatgagagatgtcttccctgggaaacagtctctcttctttcaaagcacttttcttccaccaaacaatgtacattaaaccacgggaatggctcccactgctgatgtctgctgctattacaccaccagcagcctgagcaccattaaagtgaagtttgaaattattctgaaagctgcagcttaacctcctcctgttgcactaaaaccactgtttgactctcagcacctcatcccctggtttatggccacctggaataccctgcagggctcagaactccacaaaccactagcaggagtcatggcttggctcatgacaacacagcactgcacccttgttttggcagtgcccacagcctagcccatggctctgtgttacagaagctcagattttattctggctgctcagaagcacagttagtttttggcagaaggagcatcaCTGCCAAAGTCTTTTGTAGCCAGTTTGAAACCAGGAACATCATGGCCAGtaagggacaggactgacctgacacaccaaaaacccaccccaagcccactctgctcctaaaccTGAGCAAGCATTATAGGGCTCTTTCTCACCAcatcagtgctgccaggacactgccacttctggaaatgacagaagagaagttttacctgcatttggggagcaaaagatggctcccaattcatggaatttggggtcccaattctgtacagaaatgctgaaaccaagctaCAGGACAGGACACACTTGTGCTGTCTCCCTGACCAGAGCtgtcatccttcaaacacatcctcctgctggagcagggggctgggaacccctgtctgctcactgtcccagcatctcctgagccccaatcctgtcctttcaccaacagctggagggaaacaccactgtccctcttacccagaccaggaccagggcatggagggtgtgcttggtgagccccatctgcctggcactgccccacacaccaggcaggagcagcacctggagcttcagccctggcacttctgccaaggacttggaattaggcacaagtgttagggacactgtgccacctgtgatgggaggatgaggggcaaagggaaGCTCACAATGGTAGaaagctgagagaggagcccatgaagaCAGCTGACATTAAAAAGAACAGCCATGAGATACATTTAGGAGATGAAAAGCCTCAGCtatgcagagggatctggccaggctagagccatgggcccaggacaatgggatgagtttcaccaaggccaagggccacgtcctgccctaggctcacaaccaccccaaatccctggctgtgccctgcccctgatccccacagcctgtcgtggatccttcatccctgcattgccagggactttctgggacatgagagctgtgctctggctatggagggaggcacaggtgccaccactggagtgggaaccagaactcagcaggtttgtgtcctttggaggtccggaactggtgagactcagaggcacaggaagtttctcttcatggccaacagtcCATGGTTGAACAGAATACAATTCAATAacaatcatgctcttccctgagctatgtgcaatgtcccagcagtgtctgacatgtccaccatccacaatgatttccataataaaattaattttagaaaaatatggttctgtgatagatataaacacagtgAAGTTCTTGTCTCAGGATGCCCATCAAGGATTGGGGGCCAaacagcctgaacaattcctgatttgcaaagctttcagtggtggatggagaatggggtcagtctgcttttggtgttgaggaaatgctgaaaccagcctgactcatttcatctcctcctgtcttggctgatctctcctctttccccttccaccaatTGGCTTTTCTCTTCCACCAGCCctccagtgaagagcctggctctgtgttctccatcccctccttgctggcactgccaggctgggatgaggagcccctcagccttccctgctccaggctggacaagcccagctccctcagcctctgctcacagcccaagggctccagccccaccttggaggcccttcccagaccctgctccaactgccagacatctttcctgccctgaggacccaaaccaggccccagtgacctggataatccatgtccttgatgtcctggtcacacagccctggccccttgtccctgtgtcaggttttggggttgatcttgtggaacatccttgggggaggctctggctccaggtgggccagggggatcccaggggacagggaccctgctgggcatgaacagcattggacttgttgggagaaactgtgagggggaactggggcagagtgaccaacccagtgacctcatacagcccccctgtgatgtcagacaGCCTCCCTCTGacatcacagccttctctgtgatgtcacagcctgttctctactgtcacacagctggtctctgatgtcacaaaaaactctctgatgtcatagtctgctctgtgatgtcagacctctgccctgtaatATCACAGctggttctgtgatgtcacagagacagtctatgatgccagagttgctcagtgacctcacatcacccactctgtgatgtcatagcccactctgtgacctcatgttaccagctgatcaattgtctccaccaggtgagctgacacttggagcttgttctccaaaaccccaggcctatggaaaccacacaatgcccattgtgtgagaaggggaactgaaattcaccagcctcactgtcctgccagctcagccagacccactggaacattggggtgcACGAGCACCAGGGGCcatcagagagacccccaggacaggagaatgcatgggtaaaggggaaggGATATATGTTAATGAttctggggaaatgattatcctATATGTGTTTAGtcaaggacaatcaatgaatgtgtatgcaaaatacagaatataaacagaaaccttccagcactcagcatgcacaggtttgggaggagctgtcccccgtgcatccagccaaaaaaagaatgctgcttcttaatgctacatttggTTTATGGAGTTTatttattttgccaaatttttggtaacaatcccactgccaaggaaagctctgtctgctgctgttcacaaacagagaagggcatgGGGCAGATGTGGTGGTCGGAgggtgcctggggcacagtgaccataaaatactggagtttccaatattctgtgaaagaaggaggggcagcaacaaaacttcatcactggaattacTCAGGGCAGACCTTGGCCTGTTTGgaatgcagatttggagagtactgaatcaggtactgattttttaagggaaacagtccttaaaaacaaaggtgtcctgGAAGGGTGGACACatctcaagaaagtaatcttaagggggaaggagcaacctgtccctctgtgccaaagttgaaccagagaggaaaatgactgtcctggctgatcatgagcattttgtgggaactcagaaaAAACAGGTcaggcaactcaggaagtgtttaaggaggtTGTTGGGTCATGCAGAAAGTAAAGTAGAaaatgaaagctcaattagagcttcACCTGGCCACTTCTGCAAAAAGTAGTAAAGGAAAGCTTTTATAAACAAACTAGTAGCAAAAGAAGGAATAAGGATAACCCCTACTCAATACTGGATGCAAAGgggaatacagtaactaaagagaaggaaaaggctgagctgcttaacaccttgtgtatctcaattttcaataataagtgaagttttcctcaggacaagtgttctcctgagctggtggatgggcacagggatcagaacagccccctgtaatccaggaggaagcagttagaGACCTGctaagccactcagatgctcacaggtgtctctaggagcagatgggatccatcccagggggatgagggagctgtggatgagctccccaagccgctctccatcatttaccatcagtgctggctcagcagggaggtcccagagcactggaggtgccagtgtgagcccatcgccaagcagggctggaaggaggaggtgggcaactccaggcctgtcagcctgacctgggttcccggcaaggttatggaacagataaccctgagtgccatcccagggcacccacaggatggccaagaggtcagagccagccagcgtggatttcaatgtctgcactgatgatctgcatgaggggactgagtccatcaTCAGCAAAttttcagatgacaccaaggtgggtgtgagtgtggatgtgctggagggaaggagggctctgtagagggacctggacaggctggatccagggcccaaacccaacaaggtgaagTTTAACAacaccaagtgccgggtcctgtaCTTtgcccacaacaacccctgcagtgctacaggctggggacagactggctggacagtggccaggcagaaagggacctgcagggactgatggacagaaggctggacatgagccagcagtgtgcccaggtggccaagaaggccaatggctcctggcctggctcaggaatggtgtggccagcaggagcagggcagtgattcttgccCTGCTCTcgacactggtgaggccacacttcgagttctgtgtccagttctgggcccccccatTTAGGAAGgaccatggaggggctggagtgtgtccagagaagggcaacaaggctggggagaggtCTGGAACAAAgaagctgtgaggagtggctgagggagctggggttgtttatcctggagaagaggaggctcagagagaCAAGGCAGTGTAAGGGCACAGGTTGGGCTTCATGATCTCCagtgtcttttccaaccttgctgattctgggattctctggaaccacccttgcagcagttgcaggatgagccctgggcctcctcttcagaagctccagcagcccaggtccctcagcttctcctgccagccccaaagcccatcctgtcagtcctgcagagcctctgcagctcctcctcactgcccagaacagggagccccagaggcagcccagatgtgccctcctggcctggggtgcctctggcaagggagcagcaccaggcactgcaggagcctgcaggcaattcctgcagcacgtgtaggatgatcctgctccccagtggacattcccatggtgccaagtcaggaactgcaatggggagtggggccagagaggaaagagcaaacagagatggcctgtttgcagggcagtgaacagaggtgggcaatgggaagaaatttgcagcaggaagtgtaaagaaagcaaaggcgAAGCCCAGAAAATGCTGAGGGCAAtttggggatggctgccaggaagccctggctctgagcaacagcgtctgcagtgggtcaggaaactcccagctgatgggaacaaactttcaggctgagtgcagaggccaggacaaatctgagtggtttccctggtgtcccccagccctttctggccccaggggctgatggcatttgtgctccctcaggttcatgtccccacagcaacagcatgggggtgctcctgcctgctgtgtgcaatgcaaacaggggctgctgaccagggctgctgtgtctgtgccttcaaggatggagcacctgtgtgagctgggggagaggccagggctgcagaggggtgatgttgttggcagctccatgaggatgctctgggatgctgccctggactgtccagtgcactggggatggatcagcccctgctctgctgctccttcccgtctgccccagggcccttgcagagccccagccatgctgtttgccaccagcatgcccacggccagcctgggctgctcacaggggttttctttgctgagcatcagcctgggcatgttcctgagagagcctgtgcaaggagcctggagcccctaggctctggcctgaggcgtcagcactgccccagcagtgcccatggcctgtccctgctgcagccccggcactgccacccccagggctgtgcccagccccgagagcactcaggccctgcagcaacaccagggccaccagggcagaggggcagggccacggcagcagcactgacaacacgaagtgctgctgctgctgctgtgccagcactgatctgcccccagctctgcacacagacattgctgctgcagctccagagaaggcaacaaaagggtatttttgcagaaaactttgctgggagtacctttagttcctttaaacccaccaagggaatagctcctcattgacacagtctgtagccacagggaaggtggagagaaacaaaatgagaaatagcacaaacgatgacatttctctgtggacaatatgaaaaaaataaaacaacagtaAAATACCACCAAAATGACTCCaacaaggagtatcaaagatggcttttattacaagtgagttgcacaaattggccagcagtttaatgtttgtgaaaccacccagtcatcagtctccacactgcagccttgagctcctggttcctcaggctgtagatgagggggttcagggctgaaggaaccactgagtacagaactgacagggccagatccagggatggggaggacatggagggaggcttcaggtaagcacatactgcagtgctgatgaacagggagagcacggccaggtgagggaggcaggtggaaaaggctttgtgctgtccctgctcagagggcatcctcagcacagccctgatgatctgcacataggagaaaaccatgaacacaaaacaaccaaaacctaaactacCAGTAACTACAagaagcccaaattccctgaggttagaatttgagcaggagagcttgaggatctgtgggatttcacagaagaagtggcccagggcattgccatggcagaggggcagagaaaatgtattggctgtgtgcatgagagcagtgagaaagccactggcccaggcagctgctgccatgtgggcacaagctctgctgcccaggagggtcccgtagtgcaggggtttacagatggacacgtagcggtcatagcacatgatggtcagcagataaaactctgatgCAAGGAAGAAGATGAGAATAAAtaactgtgcagcacatccagtgtaggagatgctcctggtgtcccagagggaattgtgcatggctttggggacagtggtgaagatggtccccaggtcagtgagggccaggttgagcaggaagaagaacatgggtgtgtgcaggtggtggccacaggttacggcgctgatgatgaggccgttgcccaggagtgcagccagggtgatgcccagcaagaggcagaagtgcagcatctgcagctgccgcgtgtctgccaatgccagcaggaggaagtggctgatggagctgctgttggacatttgctggggctgcacatggagaACTGTAAGAAAGTAataatggaatagttgggtttgaagAGGACTtttaatatcccagcacagcctgggggcactttccccccactgcctccccagggctctgctgcctggagctgtccctgccagcagctgcttccctgtgcccagggctgggccctgccagtgcttccagagcccagcccagccctgggggctcagctctgccttgcagacacCTTTCAGGTCTGCTTCTGTAGGCTCTGATGGAAAACAAGAGAAacgctgaggaggctggaaaagcgacactgatactgcctctaaggggccctgtgctgatttctatcACTGCCCTGTTTGTTCAgatcagagagaaaatttttaaatttttcttgaccttaactgagagatgaaaatctacatgcaattttccatccaggcaacccagaagaGTAGattaaaaagcaggattttcccttctgtgcagcccctgcctgcctgtgctccctgtaaaatctacttggaaatgttctgcagttaaatgccatgctgggagcagtcctgaacaatgcagaatcctctccacacaagcagaacacttccaagccttaccagctgtctcctctcaCCCAGATCTcaacccccagtgctgggagcagcagccagagctggctgagagctatccctggcaggcagcagattccctgccccagcacagcgccctgagCTGCAGAATCCTGCTCTGCACGATAGCCCTGGGCTCCCcttgctgctctgcacaagagacaatcacagaatgtactcacagggtctgtaggcattgggatgttccagctttaggagatggctccaggagctgcagctgcattgtcctgcagccagaggttcctgtgccaagggctggcagtgattcttccccaggcacttctcagcaccttcccagccctgactgattgaagctctctgtgcctctctgctgtgcccggggtggctgcaggcagtgccccagccctgctgggctggcagaagagctgctcatcaagagaaatgtgcttttgaagctctgcttggttaccaggagctgcctctgggccaggagcgcagcccagctcagcagcacagacacagcaccaggactttaatgagcctctcggggctttctgctcaggccctgaacatcagtccctgagagggagctgaagaaacctctccagaacttcaagtcagaatccaactccaaagtttcttggatttttaatgggtcccactgagggacaccactgagagagtgtccccaggccccaggcagagcagagaactggaggcagtgatgacaggtgaggacaaagagaagccaagtcttggtgccctggggcacagcagcagggtctgtgccaccaagggctgggaggagacaccttgtcctggggccctggggcctcctggcacagccctagccaggctgggcactgtcagccccttgtcctgccctaaGCATCACCCCGTAGCCCACATTCCAGTGACCTCAAGGATCTGCCGGaaagagtccctggggagccttggtcaggaatggccctgggggctcctgaatgcttcctgcagggattgcagatttttcaaaggactttgggttttgcttttgccttggagtcactttgTGCAATCACGGCCTCAAATTATCTGCTGttattagtccctggagaggctttgtcagtaacaacactcagtggggctcatagctacttcaaggtacttcagttattttagggTACTTGgggtttcccttttgatacatactctgtgagaggtttgtgcaatcatggccccaattatctgctttaatgagcccctggagagctttgtatgacactcagtggggctcattattgCCTTTAGAtgatcaaggtttttaaggtactttatggatttaagaatacttttaggtacctttaatgtgtttccttcccacactgagtctctgagaggtttttgtgccatcctggcctccagttctctcctccaaggagtccatgaggatcctgtgttgggtatcttccccctttctattttacaaaaaagatagaactgaaagaattttgtaagactttctaggaTCAttgaaacaaacatgggacaattaacaatac
The sequence above is drawn from the Melospiza melodia melodia isolate bMelMel2 unplaced genomic scaffold, bMelMel2.pri scaffold_28, whole genome shotgun sequence genome and encodes:
- the LOC134433890 gene encoding olfactory receptor 14J1-like, with translation LHYGTLLGSRACAHMAAAAWASGFLTALMHTANTFSLPLCHGNALGHFFCEIPQILKLSCSNSNLREFGLLVVTGSLGFGCFVFMVFSYVQIIRAVLRMPSEQGQHKAFSTCLPHLAVLSLFISTAVCAYLKPPSMSSPSLDLALSVLYSVVPSATDFTGVVKHVDEGDSGFDT